A genomic window from Sorex araneus isolate mSorAra2 chromosome 2, mSorAra2.pri, whole genome shotgun sequence includes:
- the LOC129401587 gene encoding E3 ubiquitin-protein ligase TRIM38-like: MASVIKKLREEATCSSCLQLMTDPVVIDCGHSFCHECIMGIIENQQGDLPIGGIYVCALCMHTFQIESLRPNKKLQSIIETIKNMSCEKLCEEHGEKLHLYCEDDDQLICLCCERKPQHRGHVLVLAEDVCQDYKEKLQKAVTKLREDESQCNNLKLFLRKQRTEWEEKVTLQRQKIQSEFENLRSFLCKEENQFLRRLGEEDEQISRQLQEDEDNLEKQSQELQNQILKLERKCQDSVQNLMEGVKLALSRSFDVKLELPEAISLDLHTVCNVSELYFDVRKILKRYQVSVTLDPETAHSDLFVSEDGRKVIGGCPQNKPLSATRFTAIPCVLGCEGFTSGGHHFEVDVAEESSLCEFGVCLANVPRDINIRLQPESGFWGIRKCADRGLQALTWPRTSLPQEFLSVVGVFVDYEAGLVSFYNMDTGSHIFTFPKVSFSHTLLPFFLVYSSSSLAMSPPDTLAKKQSPLH, encoded by the exons ATGGCCTCGGTTATCAAGAAACTCCGGGAGGAAGCCACCTGCTCCAGCTGCCTGCAGCTGATGACTGACCCCGTGGTCATTGACTGTGGGCACAGCTTCTGCCATGAGTGCATAATGGGCATCATCGAGAACCAGCAAGGGGACCTACCGATAGGGGGGATCTATGTCTGTGCCCTGTGTATGCACACCTTTCAAATAGAGAGTCTCCGACCCAACAAGAAGCTGCAAAGCATCATCGAAACCATCAAGAACATGAGCTGTGAAAAGTTGTGCGAGGAGCACGGAGAGAAGCTCCACCTCTACTGTGAAGATGATGACCAGCTCATCTGCTTGTGCTGTGAACGAAAGCCGCAGCACAGAGGACACGTCTTGGTGCTTGCTGAAGATGTCTGCCAAGACTACAAG GAAAAGCTACAGAAAGCAGTGACAAAATTGAGGGAAGATGAGTCTCAATGTAACAATCTGAAGTTGTTCCTAAGGAAACAGAGAACAGAATGGGAg GAGAAGGTTACACTTCAGAGACAAAAAATTCAGTCTGAATTTGAGAATCTCCGTAGCTTTCTGTGTAAGGAGGAGAATCAGTTTCTAAGGAGGCTGGGGGAAGAAGATGAGCAGATTTCGAGGCAACTGCAAGAAGATGAAGACAATCTCGAAAAACAAAGCCAGGAACTGCAAAACCAAATCCTGAAACTTGAGAGGAAATGTCAGGACTCGGTCCAGAATCTGATGGag GGTGTGAAACTCGCCTTGAGCAG GAGTTTTGATGTGAAGCTAGAATTGCCAGAGGCTATCTCTTTGGACCTTCATACTGTGTGTAATGTTTCTGAGCTTTACTTTGACGTGAGGAAAATATTAAAGAGATATCAAG TCAGCGTGACTCTGGATCCGGAAACAGCTCATAGTGACCTATTTGTGTCTGAGGATGGGAGGAAGGTGATCGGTGGCTGTCCCCAGAACAAGCCGCTCTCTGCCACTAGATTTACTGCCATCCCCTGTGTCCTGGGCTGTGAAGGCTTCACCTCAGGAGGACATCACTTTGAAGTAGATGTGGCAGAAGAAAGTAGTTTGTGCGAGTTTGGAGTTTGTCTGGCAAATGTGCCGAGAGACATTAATATTAGGCTGCAGCCCGAGAGCGGATTCTGGGGCATCAGAAAATGCGCCGACAGAGGCTTACAGGCTCTTACCTGGCCACGAACCTCCCTTCCTCAGGAGTTTCTCTCGGTTGTGGGGGTTTTTGTGGACTATGAGGCCGGACTTGTCTCCTTTTACAACATGGACACTGGCTCCCACATCTTCACCTTCCCCAAGGTTTCCTTCTCTCACACTCTCCTGCCCTTTTTCCTCGTCTACTCATCTTCTTCTCTGGCCATGTCTCCCCCAGATACGTTGGCCAAGAAGCAAAGCCCCCTGCACTGA